One region of Dysidea avara chromosome 1, odDysAvar1.4, whole genome shotgun sequence genomic DNA includes:
- the LOC136264172 gene encoding uncharacterized protein isoform X2: MNFSACWIVSSDIETDVFGVATDVPGLSIECHDFSYQLSLYTSDVNLQVSLLRCIRHSVDGIEQISSVDCSGIKGVNFQCLLDCVIRYRNRCFWCCDRCSRSQYRHADIQEIITIVGTIFSQVLM, translated from the exons atgaatttcag tgcctgctggattgtttcgtcagatatcgaaacagatgtctttggtgttgcgaccgatgttccag gtctcagtattgagtgtcatgatttcag ttatcaattatcactgtatactagtgatgtgaatttgcaggtcagtctactcagatgtatcaggcatagtgttgatgggatcgaacaaatatccagtgtagactgtagtggcatcaagggtgttaatttccag tgcctgctggattgtgtcatcagatatcgaaacaggtgtttttggtgttgcgaccgatgttccag gtctcagtatcgtcatgctgacatacaagaaatcatcactattgtcggaactatttttagtcaagtcttgatgtga
- the LOC136264172 gene encoding uncharacterized protein isoform X1 yields the protein MNFSACWIVSSDIETDVFGVATDVPGQFACVFNLRLTSVPAYSFTGLSIECHDFSYQLSLYTSDVNLQVSLLRCIRHSVDGIEQISSVDCSGIKGVNFQCLLDCVIRYRNRCFWCCDRCSRSQYRHADIQEIITIVGTIFSQVLM from the exons atgaatttcag tgcctgctggattgtttcgtcagatatcgaaacagatgtctttggtgttgcgaccgatgttccaggtcagtttgcatgtgtgtttaatttaaggttgacttcagtgcctgcttattcttttacaggtctcagtattgagtgtcatgatttcag ttatcaattatcactgtatactagtgatgtgaatttgcaggtcagtctactcagatgtatcaggcatagtgttgatgggatcgaacaaatatccagtgtagactgtagtggcatcaagggtgttaatttccag tgcctgctggattgtgtcatcagatatcgaaacaggtgtttttggtgttgcgaccgatgttccag gtctcagtatcgtcatgctgacatacaagaaatcatcactattgtcggaactatttttagtcaagtcttgatgtga